A single Branchiostoma floridae strain S238N-H82 chromosome 11, Bfl_VNyyK, whole genome shotgun sequence DNA region contains:
- the LOC118426742 gene encoding tetratricopeptide repeat protein 28-like isoform X2, which translates to MASYGTVHPYYMSDKEAYFRQGVALQCKGQHAEALAAFASGLAQDPKSLQLRAGMVEAAMKSPIREKLEPTYRQLQKMKLDKSPFVIISVIGQELLAAGFHSASLVVLECALKVGTCSLKLKGSVFSALSTAHWLLGNTEKAIAYMQQDLTVAKSLGDPQGECRVQGNLGSAYYSKGCYKESLAHHRMQLVLAMKEKDREVAAKALSSLGHVYTSVGDFPNALASHKQCVVLAKQINDKLFEARETGNMGTVYLAMGDFDNGIECHKQHLEIAKECQNKEEEARAYSNLGSSYHYKRNFDQAMTHHNRVLEIAAEIEEKSFEARAYAGLGHAARCMGDHDRAKHCHEQQLNIALSTKDKQAEGRACSNLGIIYQLKGEFDTALKLHKAHLAIASECNDRAGQGRAFGNMGNAYSALGHQEQGVKYHLQELTIAKAVNDRASEASTHGNLAVAYQALNAEDKALQHYHSHLNISQEIKDKASEARALSNLGNYHSTRGEFSQAVPYYDKYLIITQEIQDIEGEGKACHNLGYAHYKLGNYKEAVHYYDLDLALAKDMQDKVAMAKAYCNLGLAHKALGNVENALECQKYFLSIAHVLKNVQGKFRALGNIGDALMAKQDTEGAVKFYEQQLVLAKEVRNKSLEASAYAAMGAAHRLLRKYDKALNFHTQELNLCQEIGDVKGECKAHGHLGAVHTSLGKYTTALGCYEEQLARAKDLKDSAVEAQAYGNLGITKMNMGLFEAAIGYFEEQLATLEQVNGHSAILDRGRAYGNLGDCYEALGDYEDAVKHHEQHLTVALNSNSLFDQDRAYRGLGNAHRSMGNLQQALVCFEKRLVVAHELNNAKAMGSAYGELGCLHSTLGNFEQAISCLEHQLEMAKQMGNKNLQADAACGLGGVYQQMGEFEKALEFHQLDLEIAEENDNPACQGRAYGNLGVTHESLGNFQKAIFFQEQHLSIAAQMNDQVAKCLAYGSLGRTHHALGNYSQAITYLQQGLGIAEQLGRREDEARIRYRLGLALWSHQELEESQHQLYKAAAQFETIRRDSLLSSDYKLNMFDMQTACYQALQRVLVSLGRQEEALAIAERGRTRAFIDLLMERQGSETGSVMDTSPVTVEQIIAAVDKQKAAVLYYSIAVGYLYSWLIMPQKGVVKFHECNMNELNSHLPSERESPLSAMSEKDNVSVAMSTSVLDQYVSHVREALGVETSIPRSSSETESDAEEMSMHSNSTFLRLINRNHVFNKSTTSMNSLLSQFSGLSAGSIRTASIGTGGGRRRRPWSGKPPLRALYDLLISPMEDVLPRMNGPKSPAGQLVLVLDGDLYLVPFAVLKGSSSNECLYERYGLVVTPSIQALSMNQQGHPQSRPSDVLPGLVLGNPKLPPSVLERWSYDPLPAAEQESRIISEMLGVKPLLGPMATKESVMEIISSAECVHFSTHVNWRLSAIVLSPGEPRSPPGYRGNGNHAIHNSPEQMDLNHDLHNDSDLESTTDAPSLSDFLLTAADILNLKLCAKLVVISCHHQESHSRITADGVVGLTRAFLAAGAQCALVSLWPVPDLACCLFMKAFYGGMMQGLMASEAMCEAMRVVQNTKPFSHPSNWAGFMLVGCDVKLSSKAALMGQALGELLQTPDRARNAMRVLLHLVEKSLQRIHHGPHNSMYTTQQSIENKVGPVRGWKNLLISVGFHFESAANGLPPSVFFPLADPGDRLTQCSTSLQALLGLPPNSLAALSKLVSAPEAGEALIKLLQSVLSQLTTKDSVQVPINVRLWRVGGCHELLASIGFDLMEVGKDEVTMRTGKHANKRNLQFALSALLAIFDTSEAPKSLTLGSSSSLESLSSSQSSTSVPAIPKRSEGLSPTPQVEGGDQRRLSWASLYSVSSYGIPSMDSHADRTPSQTNSSETPSRLPQWPPASVRPQEYDLKSSLIETDMARASPEAAVSDRLPNGGNSPQFGETPKSTASHVRHLPSDMTSTPLAKSRLEAERDSPINKPSPQTSVVDTTVNDQRVSGNKESSETDSPVTSGKKDVNPPTPPRRRSRPHGRKSLFEMGPTQGYFPEVGPGFPKRDSDSLSINSSQANEDGDKPSWNLRASGSSKHSTASTTSSSTLVEDSRAGGDVQISPAPSPTPSPVGEKQTPQGAGEGSVSLAEKVLQDVETYRLAVEKMQRISKFETQQKLLAQQMMGRREAAMNQRRQPSQKPTPPPRKSSSLSDNSPPQIPPKPDIPPKPSPLRTESPLYDNISRSSRPSDLSDSNVSSSGEDGSSTPTRRMMKYPSSPYSCHIVDRSPRRTPEITAKTVDVDKNSSKSSKHSSRSHRSEGGKHERRSHRSKEDRKAPSEETRSKPPAESVVSPATPAYIKPRPPATNSLPNQSPAFAKLRQYFSSPPDKMKPPNKGKPKEAIEMDNMANPPANKPTAPDSPTNSIRSRGSQHSNGPVSTSRSKPLPPYPGPPRMGIGPPPYPGSPRSSLSSNPPSTSSSPRSSIAPPAYSHPATPTAPAAHTNSPHSKVVPNTNPSRPTPTGSASSSRRPSQQSVEDKIREETMLAAAQVDMLIAEEQRRSSMANGSVPSGANTSSPKKVPGSPGSKIVKIPPSKPNGPLRMVYLENGTRIIPNEKLLQSSKC; encoded by the exons ATGGCCAGCTATGGGACTGTTCACCCTTATTACATGTCAGATAAGGAG GCTTACTTCCgccaaggtgtggctctccagTGCAAGGGACAGCATGCAGAGGCGCTGGCTGCGTTTGCGTCTGGCTTGGCTCAGGACCCCAAGAGCCTGCAGCTACGGGCAGGCATGGTTGAAGCCGCCATGAAGTCACCAATCAGAG AAAAATTGGAACCGACCTATCGGCAGTTACAAAAGATGAAGCTGGACAAGAGCCCGTTTGTTATCATCTCCGTGATTGGTCAGGAGCTGCTGGCTGCAGGGTTCCACTCTGCATCTCTGGTTGTCCTTGAGTGTGCTCTCAAG GTGGGGACGTGCAGCCTGAAGCTGAAAGGGTCAGTGTTCTCGGCCCTGTCCACAGCACACTGGTTACTGGGGAACACAGAGAAGGCCATCGCTTACATGCAGCAGGACCTAACTGTCGCCAAGTCACTCG GTGACCCCCAGGGAGAATGCAGGGTGCAGGGTAACCTGGGGTCGGCCTACTACTCCAAGGGCTGCTACAAGGAGAGCCTGGCTCACCATCGCATGCAGCTGGTGCTGGCTATGAAGGAGAAGGACAGAGAG GTTGCAGCCAAAGCTCTCAGCAGCCTGGGCCACGTCTACACCTCTGTCGGAGACTTCCCGAATGCCCTGGCCAGCCACAAGCAGTGTGTCGTCCTTGCCAAACAAATAAACGACAAACTGTTCGAAGCGCGGGAGACAGGCAACATGGGAACCGTGTACCTCGCGATGGGGGACTTTGACAATGGCATTGAATGTCACAAGCAGCACTTGGAGATTGCGAAGGAGTGTCAGAACAAAGAAGAGGAGGCGAGAGCATACAGTAACCTTGGGAGTTCGTATCACTACAAAAGGAACTTTGACCAGGCAATGACGCATCACAACCGTGTGCTGGAAATAGCAGCGGAAATTGAGGAGAAGTCGTTTGAGGCCAGAGCGTATGCTGGACTTGGGCATGCTGCTCGGTGCATGGGCGACCACGACCGTGCCAAGCATTGCCACGAGCAACAGTTGAACATTGCGTTGAGTACAAAGGACAAGCAGGCAGAGGGGAGGGCTTGTTCAAACCTGGGGATCATCTatcagctgaagggagagtttGACACCGCGTTGAAACTCCACAAGGCCCATCTTGCCATAGCATCTGAGTGCAACGACCGTGCTGGGCAAGGCAGGGCATTCGGCAACATGGGAAATGCCTACAGTGCCTTAGGTCACCAGGAGCAAGGGGTCAAGTACCACCTTCAGGAGTTGACCATCGCGAAAGCGGTCAACGACCGTGCCTCCGAGGCTAGCACGCACGGAAACTTGGCAGTAGCCTATCAGGCGCTAAACGCAGAGGACAAAGCCTTGCAGCATTATCACAGTCACCTGaacatttcgcaggaaataaagGACAAAGCAAGCGAGGCTCGCGCGCTGAGCAACCTGGGAAACTACCACAGTACAAGGGGGGAGTTCAGTCAGGCCGTGCCATACTACGACAAATATCTTATCATTACACAGGAGATACAGGATATTGAGGGGGAGGGAAAAGCTTGCCATAACCTCGGGTATGCTCACTACAAGCTAGGGAACTACAAGGAAGCCGTGCACTACTATGACCTGGACCTGGCTCTTGCCAAGGACATGCAGGACAAGGTTGCGATGGCCAAGGCCTACTGTAATCTTGGTCTTGCTCACAAGGCGCTGGGAAATGTAGAAAATGCCCTCGAGTGCCAGAAATATTTCCTGTCCATAGCACACGTGCTGAAAAACGTCCAAGGGAAATTCAGAGCGCTGGGAAACATTGGAGATGCCTTGATGGCCAAACAGGACACTGAAGGTGCCGTGAAATTCTATGAACAGCAGTTAGTGCTGGCCAAAGAGGTTAGGAATAAGTCCCTGGAGGCTAGTGCCTACGCAGCCATGGGTGCTGCTCACAGACTGTTGAGGAAGTATGATAAAGCCTTGAACTTCCACACACAGGAGCTGAACCTGTGTCAGGAGATAGGGGACGTGAAGGGGGAGTGTAAGGCACACGGGCACCTCGGTGCCGTCCACACCTCCCTCGGGAAGTACACAACGGCGCTCGGCTGCTACGAAGAACAGCTCGCGCGTGCGAAGGATCTAAAAGACAGTGCCGTTGAAGCTCAGGCGTACGGTAACCTAGGAATCACCAAGATGAACATGGGCTTGTTTGAAGCTGCCATCGGCTATTTCGAGGAGCAGCTCGCAACCCTGGAGCAGGTGAACGGCCACAGCGCCATTCTCGACCGCGGGAGGGCGTACGGTAATTTAGGAGACTGTTACGAGGCTCTAGGTGATTATGAAGATGCCGTGAAGCATCACGAGCAACATCTGACCGTCGCTCTGAACTCCAACAGCCTGTTTGATCAGGACCGAGCTTACAGGGGGCTGGGGAATGCCCACAGGTCCATGGGGAACCTACAGCAGGCCCTGGTGTGTTTTGAGAAAAGGCTCGTCGTGGCACACGAACTGAACAATGCCAAGGCCATGGGGTCTGCGTACGGTGAACTGGGGTGCCTGCACAGCACCCTGGGTAACTTTGAGCAGGCGATATCGTGCTTGGAGCACCAGCTGGAGATGGCCAAACAAATGGGCAACAAGAACCTGCAGGCTGATGCTGCATGTGGACTGGGTGGAGTCTACCAGCAAATGG GTGAGTTTGAGAAGGCTCTGGAGTTCCATCAGCTTGACCTTGAGATCGCTGAGGAGAACGACAACCCAGCCTGCCAAGGTCGTGCCTATGGCAACCTGGGAGTTACCCATGAATCACTGGGCAACTTCCAGAAGGCCATCTTCTTCCAGGAGCAACATCTAAGCATTG CTGCTCAGATGAACGACCAAGTTGCGAAGTGCCTGGCGTACGGCAGCCTGGGGCGCACGCACCACGCCCTGGGGAACTACTCGCAGGCCATCACGTACCTGCAGCAGGGGCTGGGCATCGCAGAACAGCTGGGCAGGAGGGAGGACGAGGCCAGAATCAGATACAG ACTTGGTCTGGCCCTGTGGTCACACCAGGAGTTAGAGGAGTCCCAGCATCAGCTGTACAAGGCTGCTGCCCAGTTTGAGACCATCCGGAGAGACTCCCTCCTCAGTAGTGACTACAAGCTCAACATGTTTGACATGCAGACAGCCTGTTACCAG GCCTTACAAAGAGTATTGGTCAGCCTGGGCAGACAGGAGGAAGCTCTCGCCATCGCCGAGCGCGGCCGTACGCGAGCTTTCATTGACTTGTTGATGGAGAGGCAGGGCTCGGAGACGGGGAGCGTCATGGACACATCCCCGGTAACAGTGGAACAGATCATCGCTGCGGTGGACAAACAGAAGGCTGCTGTGCTGTACTACTCCATAGCTGTGGGATACCTCTACAGCTGGCTCATCATGCCACAGAAAG GAGTGGTAAAGTTCCACGAGTGTAACATGAACGAACTGAACAGTCACCTGCCGTCGGAGAGGGAGTCTCCCCTGTCAGCCATGTCTGAGAAGGACAACGTGTCTGTAGCCATGTCAACATCAGTGTTGGACCAGTACGTGTCTCATGTACGGGAGGCCCTGGGAGTGGAGACAAGCATCCCAAG GTCTTCCAGTGAGACAGAGAGTGATGCTGAAGAGATGAGCATGCACTCCAACAGTACCTTCTTGAGGCTGATCAACCGTAACCATGTCTTCAACAAGAGCACCACCAGTATGAACTCCCTACTCAGCCAGTTCTCCGGGCTGTCGGCCGGCAGCATTCGCACGGCCAGCATCGGAACCGGAGGTGGCAGGAGACGGAGACCCTGGTCAGGAAAACCGCCCTTACGTGCTCTGTACGATCTCCTGATTTCACCCATGGAGGACGTGCTACCCAGAATGAACGGACCGAAGTCCCCTGCGGGACAGCTGGTGTTGGTGCTGGATGGAGATCTGTACCTCGTGCCTTTTGCTGTCTTGAAAGGGAGCTCTAGCAATGAGTGCCTGTATGAGAGATATGGTCTCGTGGTCACACCGTCCATTCAGGCACTCAGCATGAACCAGCAAGGACACCCACAGTCAAGGCCCTCTGACGTGCTACCAGGTTTGGTTCTAGGGAACCCCAAGCTGCCTCCATCCGTGTTAGAGAGATGGTCATATGACCCACTTCCCGCTGCGGAACAAGAGTCAAGGATCATTTCAGAGATGCTGGGAGTCAAACCCTTACTGGGTCCCATGGCAACCAAAGAATCTGTCATGGAGATCATCTCCAGTGCAGAGTGTGTCCACTTCTCCACTCACGTCAACTGGAGACTGTCTGCGATCGTACTCTCACCCGGGGAGCCCAGAAGTCCTCCTGGTTACCGTGGCAATGGTAACCATGCCATTCACAATAGTCCTGAACAGATGGACCTGAACCATGACCTTCACAATGACAGTGACCTTGAAAGCACCACAGATGCCCCGTCCTTGTCTGACTTCCTCCTGACAGCAGCAGACATCCTGAACCTGAAGCTCTGTGCCAAACTG GTTGTGATCAGCTGTCATCACCAGGAGTCCCACAGTCGCATCACTGCCGATGGCGTGGTGGGCCTGACGCGGGCGTTCCTGGCCGCGGGCGCCCAGTGTGCCCTGGTGTCCCTGTGGCCGGTGCCTGACCTGGCCTGCTGCTTGTTCATGAAGGCGTTCTATGGTGGAATGATGCAGGGACTGATGGCCAGCGAGGCCATGTGTGAAGCAATGAGAGTG GTACAAAACACCAAGCCCTTCTCCCACCCCTCCAACTGGGCCGGCTTCATGCTGGTGGGCTGCGATGTGAAGCTGAGCAGCAAGGCGGCGCTCATGGGCCAGGCGCTGGGGGAGCTCCTGCAGACTCCAGACAGAGCACGGAACGCAATGAGGGTTCTACTTCACCTG GTGGAGAAGTCCTTACAAAGAATCCACCATGGCCCCCACAACTCCATGTACACCACACAGCAGAGTATTGAGAACAAGGTGGGGCCTGTCCGGGGATGGAAGAACCTCCTGATATCTGTGGGCTTCCACTTCGAGTCAGCGGCCAATGGGCTGCCACCAAGTGTCTTCTTCCCATTGGCTGACCCAGGGGATAGACTGACACAGTGCAGTACTAGTCTGCAAGCATTGCTTG GTTTACCACCAAACTCTCTGGCTGCCCTCTCCAAACTTGTGTCAGCTCCAGAGGCAGGCGAAGCTCTCATCAAACTG CTCCAGTCAGTCCTGTCACAACTGACCACCAAAGACAGCGTCCAGGTCCCCATCAATGTACGGCTCTGGAGGGTGGGGGGCTGCCATGAACTGCTGGCCTCGATTG GTTTTGATTTGATGGAAGTTGGGAAGGATGAGGTGACCATGAGGACAGGCAAACATGCCAACAAGAGGAACCTCCAGTTTGCTCTGTCTGCACTCCTGGCCATCTTTG ACACATCAGAGGCTCCAAAGAGCCTGACCCTGGGCAGTTCATCATCCTTGGAGAGCTTGTCGTCATCCCAGTCGAGTACATCGGTCCCTGCCATCCCAAAGAGATCAGAGGGACTTTCCCCGACCCCCCAGGTGGAGGGAGGGGACCAGAGGAGACTGAGCTGGGCCTCTCTCTACAG TGTCTCCTCCTATGGCATTCCCAGCATGGACAGCCATGCCGACCGAACTCCCAGCCAGACCAACAGCAGTGAGACACCCTCCAGGCTTCCCCAGTGGCCTCCTGCATCTGTACGACCACAGGAGTACGACCTGAAATCCAGCCTTATAGAAACTGACATGGCACGTGCATCGCCTGAAGCGGCAGTGTCAGATAGGCTACCAAATGGTGGGAATTCCCCGCAATTTGGGGAGACACCCAAGAGTACAGCTTCCCATGTGAGGCATCTTCCATCTGACATGACATCGACGCCGCTCGCAAAATCTCGTCTGGAGGCAGAGAGAGACTCTCCCATAAACAAACCTTCTCCACAGACATCAGTGGTAGATACAACAGTAAATGACCAAAGAGTTTCAGGAAACAAAGAGTCATCAGAAACAGATTCCCCAGTGACGTCAGGAAAGAAGGATGTAAACCCCCCCACCCCACCGAGAAGACGGTCGCGTCCCCACGGTCGCAAAAGCCTGTTTGAAATGGGCCCTACCCAGGGGTACTTCCCGGAAGTTGGCCCTGGCTTTCCCAAAAGGGACTCTGATTCGTTAAGCATCAATTCTTCTCAGGCCAACGAAGATGGGGACAAGCCCTCATGGAATCTGCGTGCCTCGGGAAGTAGCAAACACTCGACGGCTTCAACGACTTCATCGTCAACTCTTGTGGAAGACTCTCGAGCAGGAGGCGATGTTCAGATTTCCCCTGCTCCCAGCCCGACACCTTCTCCTGTTGGAGAGAAACAGACTCCCCAGGGAGCGGGAGAGGGAAGCGTATCACTAGCAGAGAAGGTCCTGCAGGATGTGGAAACCTACAGACTTGCCGTGGAGAAAATGCAGAGAATATCCAAGTTCGAGACTCAGCAGAAGCTGCTGGCCCAGCAGATGATGGGAAGGAGAGAGGCTGCGATGAACCAGAGGAGACAGCCCAGTCAGAAGCCCACCCCTCCTCCGAGGAAATCGTCCTCACTCTCTGACAACTCTCCGCCTCAGATTCCTCCTAAACCAGACATACCCCCCAAACCTTCGCCCCTGAGGACGGAATCTCCTCTTTATGACAACATCAGTAGAAGCAGTCGTCCGTCTGACCTCTCCGACTCTAACGTGTCCAGTAGTGGAGAGGATGGGTCATCGACCCCTACCAGACGTATGATGAAGTACCCGAGCTCTCCGTACTCGTGCCACATCGTGGACAGGAGCCCTCGAAGAACTCCGGAAATCACCGCAAAGACGGTTGACGTGGACAAAAATTCTAGCAAATCCAGCAAACATTCCTCTAGGTCTCACAGATCAGAGGGAGGGAAGCATGAGAGACGGTCGCACAGGTCAAAGGAAGACAGGAAGGCCCCATCAGAAGAGACTCGTTCCAAACCACCAGCGGAAAGCGTTGTATCGCCTGCTACGCCAGCATACATCAAACCAAGGCCTCCCGCGACAAACAGCTTACCGAATCAGAGTCCAGCATTCGCAAAGCTTCGGCAATATTTTTCCTCTCCTCCAGACAAAATGAAACCTCCCAACAAGGGGAAACCAAAGGAGGCAATAGAAATGGACAATATGGCCAATCCTCCGGCAAATAAACCTACAGCACCAGACAGTCCCACAAACTCCATACGATCAAGGGGAAGTCAGCATTCCAATGGACCTGTGAGCACCTCCAGGTCAAAACCACTCCCACCATACCCGGGACCCCCCAGAATGGGCATCGGCCCTCCTCCTTACCCAGGCTCACCTCGTTCTAGCCTGTCCTCCAACCCCCCATCAACCTCCAGCTCACCTCGTTCCAGCATCGCTCCCCCAGCTTACTCCCATCCTGCCACTCCTACTGCACCAGCAGCCCACACAAACTCACCACACAGCAAGGTGGTCCCCAACACCAACCCCAGCCGCCCAACTCCAACCGGTAGTGCATCTAGCTCCCGGAGACCATCCCAACAGTCAGTAGAGGACAAGATACGCGAGGAAACCATGCTGGCAGCAGCACAGGTGGACATGCTCATCGCAGAAGAGCAGAGACGATCTTCCATGGCCAATGGGTCGGTTCCAAGTGGTGCAAATACAAGTAGTCCTAAAAAAGTCCCGGGCTCGCCTGGATCCAAAATTGTGAAAATTCCACCAAGCAAACCAAACGGACCTTTAAGGATGGTTTACTTGGAAAATGGCACAAGGATTATCCCTAATGAAAAACTACTCCAGTCTTCAAAGTGCTGA